The nucleotide window AGTACGATGGCCTGCGGGCTTTCGTGGCGGACGCCCAGGGTAGCGGCAATGCTATGCGAAAGCGGCCGTGCCTGCTGGATGACCACTTCGTACACGGGGGGGTCGCCGGCCAGGCCCAACTCCAGCAGCCGCCGGCGGGCGCCGGCGCTGATGCCGCAGCTCGTGCTGTGCTTGTAGATAATCACCGGCTCGCGGCGTGAATGCTCGAGCGCGCGGGTCCAGTCGGTTTCGGATTCCAGGGGCGAAAACCCTCTTTGGGCTTCACCAGCCTCATCGGCCGGAATGGACTCTCCCAAGAATCGTTTAAAGAATCGGTTCATAACAGGCTTCGTAACGAACAGCAACACGATACGTTGGTTCTTGTGTCGGACGTTATGCGACGTAGACGGGGACACGCGGTATCGCGTCCCTACCGTTCGGTATCATTATCTACCCCTTGCCGGGCATTGTGGCTTTGGAAAATCACCCCATGCAATTCGTCGCGTTCGGGATCAACCACCAGACAGCGCCGCTCGAATTGCGCGAACGATTCGCGCTTTCGGAAGATTCCCTCCGGACGCTTTATCGCACCACGCATCGCTCGCCGGCGTCGGAACTGGTGATCGTGAGTACCTGCAACCGGACGGAGTGTTACCTCTTTGGCACGGCCGTCGATGGGGTACACATCAAACATGCGTTGGGCACAGCCGCCGGCCACCCCTGGCCTGAAGCCGTGGCCTTCGAGAAGCACGATGAAGCGGCCGTCCGGCATGTGCTTGAAGTGACCGCCGGCATGCAGTCCATGGTCATCGGCGACGGACAGATCCTCGGTCAGATCAAGGACGCGTATCGGCTGGCGGTTGATGAATCCTGCG belongs to Rhodothermales bacterium and includes:
- the ytxJ gene encoding bacillithiol system redox-active protein YtxJ; translation: MNRFFKRFLGESIPADEAGEAQRGFSPLESETDWTRALEHSRREPVIIYKHSTSCGISAGARRRLLELGLAGDPPVYEVVIQQARPLSHSIAATLGVRHESPQAIVLHEGQAVFHTSHGSITPDRLRTAVNEIRNA